A region from the Osmerus eperlanus chromosome 11, fOsmEpe2.1, whole genome shotgun sequence genome encodes:
- the LOC134029347 gene encoding multiple epidermal growth factor-like domains protein 6, with protein MEDCQPCPPALYCPLAGLSDPSGPCDPGFYCPGGQSSPTPRQHACPVGHYWLTSPSGPCAAGFLCLGGASQSSPSDNTTGTVCPPGSYCPVGSSAPTPCPKGTFSNQNGLWEASQCRSCSPGFYCAEQGLLTGTGPCLPGFYCLEGSQSAAPEPGLSGGLCPSGHYCERGTSVPVPCPAGTQRNQTGGTSTDDCTPCPEGWFQEVAGQRECLPCPPGLHCQTHTTRGSPSGATGPQPCPEGYICPGEGPTSQPLPCPRGTYSPAQGLTTPGECLPCPAGHFCGSEGLVQPTGPCTAGYLCVTGATVPNPTDNRTGSPCPPGWFCLLGLRAGDCWAGFYCDHGSSRPDQTLCPTGSYCPGGSPLPLLCPAGTYSPRAGNTHLDNCSSCPAGRYCRGQGVVQPETCPVGHYCPTGLTLGTEFPCPPGTLQAVPGASSPGDCLPCPAGQFCSLPGLSQASGPCQAGYYCPPGASSPNTTGYQGNSSTTAFCPPGHYCPPGAGSPLHCPPGSLSPSPALQRQEDCPPCPAGRFCSAPALVLPSDTAQCDAGYVCLGGSPTPRPGDGLHGYPCPAGHSCPVGTAKETPCEPGTYSPSPGSAHCLTCPNGTMCPFLATQNPLLCPSGHFCPAGSSLPLACPPGSLSNQTGAWSASVCRACPSGVYCSSPGATAPQGPCQHGYFCQGGASEPTPFRSDSLPGNGPCPLGHYCPEGCLSPKPCPPGSVRNSTGGVSLEGCLSCPPGWYCAREGLSSPSGLCAAGFYCPYDFSSTTPYAVLCPKGHYCPAGSPLALACPTGEYQPNPGSELCVPCRPGFYCEEAVVGDPRPCPPHAFCPAGTMVPQPCPNGTFTPPGQGGLQEERECLSCPPGSYCRQGHTEEEEFDFSYHLLTDPLAP; from the exons ATGGAAGACTGCCAGCCTTGCCCTCCTGCTCTCTACTGCCCCCTAGCAGGCCTGTCTGACCCCAGCGGCCCCTGTGATCCAGGCTTCTACTGCCCAGGGGGACAGAGCTCCCCTACGCCCAGACAACACGCCTGTCCTGTGGGACATTACT GGCTGACGTCACCCAGCGGCCCGTGTGCTGCAGGGTTCCTGTGTCTGGGAGGGGCGTCTCAGTCCTCTCCTTCAGACAACACCACCGGCACTGTGTGCCCCCCTGGGTCCTACTGCCCTGTTGGTTCCTCTGCTCCCACACCCTGCCCCAAAGGCACATTCAG taATCAGAACGGTCTCTGGGAGGCGTCCCAGTGTCGCAGCTGCAGCCCAGGGTTCTACTGCGCTGAGCAGGGCCTGTTGACTGGTACCGGACCCTGTTTGCCAG GTTTTTACTGCCTGGAAGGCTCCCAGAGTGCAGCCCCAGAGCCAGGACTGTCTGGAGGATTGTGTCCCTCAGGCCACTACTGTGAGAGGGGCACCAGCGTACCTGTACCCTGCCCGGCTGGAACTCAGCGGAACCAGACTGGAGGGACGAGCACAGACGACTGTACCCCATGTCCTGAGG GCTGGTTCCAGGAAGTTGCGGGCCAGAGGGAgtgtctcccctgccctcccggGTTGCACTGCCAGACCCACACCACCAGGGGGAGCCCCAGCGGGGCCACTGGCCCTCAGCCCTGCCCAGAAGGATACATCTGTCCTGGAGAGGGACCTACCAGCcagcccctgccctgccccagaGGCACCTACAGCCCCGCCCAGGGCCTCACCACACCAG GTGAGTGCCTGCCGTGTCCTGCGGGCCACTTCTGTGGTTCTGAAGGCCTGGTCCAGCCCACTGGACCCTGCACTGCTGGCtatctgtgtgtgactggtgcCACGGTGCCCAACCCCACTGACAACAGAACCGGGTCACCTTGCCCGCCTGGGTGGTTCTGCCTGCTGGGTCTTAGAGCAG GTGACTGCTGGGCTGGCTTCTACTGTGACCACGGCTCCAGCCGACCCGACCAGACCCTATGTCCCACTGGGTCCTACTGCCCCGGAGGTTCCCCGTtgcccctgctctgccctgcagGTACATACAGCCCCAGGGCAGGCAACACTCACCTGGACAACTGCTCCTCTTGTCCTGCTGGACGCTACTGCCGAG ggCAAGGTGTGGTGCAGCCTGAGACATGTCCAGTAGGTCACTACTGCCCCACAGGGCTCACTCTGGGTACTGagttcccctgcccccctggcacCCTGCAGGCTGTTCCAGGAGCCTCCAGCCCTGGCGACTGTCTGCCCTGCCCCGCTG gccaGTTCTGTTCCCTCCCAGGCCTCTCCCAGGCATCAGGACCCTGTCAGGCAGGATACTACTGTCCACCTGGTGCTTCCAGCCCCAACACTACTGGGTACCAG GGCAACTCCAGCACCACCGCCTTCTGCCCCCCTGGCCATTACTGCCCCCCTGGGGCGGGCTCCCCCCTCCACTGCCCCCCcggctccctctccccctccccggccCTGCAGAGGCAGGAGGACTGCCCGCCGTGTCCGGCAGGACGTTTCTGCAGCGCCCCGGCCCTGGTGCTGCCTTCCGACACTGCCCAGTGTGATGCAGG GTACGTGTGTCTGGGCGGGAGCCCCACCCCACGCCCTGGCGATGGTCTCCATGGTTACCCATGCCCGGCGGGGCACAGCTGTCCTGTTGGCACGGCAAAAGAGACACCCTGTGAGCCTGGCACCTACAGCCCCAGTCCTGGCTCCGCCCACTGCCTCACCTGCCCCAACGGAACCATGTGCCCCTTCCTCGCTACCCAGAATCCATTGCTCTGCCCTTCTG GACACTTCTGTCCGGCCGGGTCATCTCTGCCCCTGGCCTGTCCTCCAGGCTCCCTCAGTAACCAGACAGGAGCctggtctgcctctgtctgcaggGCCTGTCCTTCTGGGGTCTACTGTAGCTCACCTGGGGCCACAGCACCGCAAG GACCCTGTCAGCATGGTTATTTCTGCCAGGGCGGGGCCTCAGAACCAACCCCTTTCCGCTCAGACAGTTTACCCGGGAACGGGCCCTGTCCCCTGGGTCACTACTGCCCTGagggctgcctctctcccaaGCCCTGCCCTCCAGGCAGTGTCAGAAACAGCACGG GTGGTGTCTCTCTCGAGGGCTGCTTGTCTTGCCCTCCTGGGTGGTACTGTGCCAGAGAGGGGCTCTCTTCCCCCTCGGGTCTCTGTGCTGCTGGCTTCTACTGCCCATACgacttctcctccaccaccccctacGCTGTCCTCTGCCCCAAG gGCCACTACTGTCCAGCAGGTTCTCCCCTGGCACTGGCCTGTCCTACAGGAGAGTACCAGCCCAACCCTGGGTCAGAGCTCTGTGTTCCCTGCAGGCCAGGCTTCTACTGCGAGGAGGCTGTCGTAGGGGACCCCAGGCCCTGCCCCCCGCACGCCTTCTGCCCTGCAG GCACCATGgtcccccagccctgtcccaaTGGCACGTTTACCCCCCCAGGCCAGGGGgggctgcaggaggagagggagtgccTGTCCTGCCCCCCAGGGAGCTACTGCAGGCAGGggcacacagaggaggaggagttcgACTTTTCTTATCACCTGCTCACAGACCCACTGGCCCCATAG